TTTCACTTAGTACTTTCCACTTTTTTTTATATAAATTAAAATTAGTTATTTCCACTTACTTCACCCTATTCCTTCTAGATTAAATTCGTGCTAAACTTCTTGTGGATACTATTATATCATGCATTAGCGGAGGTCAATCATTATGCAAACATGTTGGATTGTATACAACGGTAGTCTTACAGATGAAAAATTTATCGATCAAGCTCTCCTCCTACAAGAAGCAGCTAATAAGCAAGAAATTCAAGCAACATTAGTTAAAAATTATGAGCTTTTAATGGACGTCCAGCATGGATTACATGAAAAACCGGACTTTGTCGTCTTTTTAGATAAAGACATATTATTAGCAAAGTTTCTAAAAAATGAAGGAATTCCTGTATTTAATGATCCAGATGTTATTGAAATTTGTGACAATAAAGCTAGGCAATACATGGCATTAGCAAATGCTCACATTCCAATGCCAAGAACCATTATAGCTCCAAAAGTGTATGCTAACTTTACAATTCAGCATACCGGATTCTATGAGCAAGTATTACAAACGATTCATCTACCTATGATTATTAAAGAAGCACATGGATCTTTTGGTATGAAAGTATATTTAATCGAAACTAAAAAACAGTTTTTCGATAAAGTGGAAGAACTGAATGGAAAAGAATATGTTTTCCAAGAGTATATTGAGTCAAGTAGAGGCCGTGATATTCGTGTAAATGTTGTCGGTGGACAAGTAGTTGCATGTATGTACCGACATTCTGAAACAGATTTTCGTGCAAATATTACAAACGGCGGAACAGCTTCACCTATCATTCTTACGGAAAGACAAAAAGAGGTCGCGATACTTGCTGCTCAAGTATTAAATGCAGAATTTGCCGGTGTCGATTTGTTGTTCGGAGAAGATGAAGAGCCATTAGTTTGCGAAGTGAACGGCGTTGCGCATATCCGTAATCTATACAATGTAACCGGTATTAATGTAGGAGATGCAATGATCAGTTACATACTTTCCAAAGTAGGCGCTGTTGTAATATGAATGGTTTATTAATATACGAATTAAAAGAAATAAAGCGAAATAGCAGTTTTATCGAACGATTAATAATAGCTGCTGAAAGATTTGGACATACATTTACGGTAATAGACGATCAAAACTCATCTATCCCCGAAGCCGATTTCATCTTTTTCAGAGCTAGAAATCCAAAGTTATCGAAACAATTAGA
The nucleotide sequence above comes from Psychrobacillus glaciei. Encoded proteins:
- a CDS encoding ATP-grasp domain-containing protein — protein: MQTCWIVYNGSLTDEKFIDQALLLQEAANKQEIQATLVKNYELLMDVQHGLHEKPDFVVFLDKDILLAKFLKNEGIPVFNDPDVIEICDNKARQYMALANAHIPMPRTIIAPKVYANFTIQHTGFYEQVLQTIHLPMIIKEAHGSFGMKVYLIETKKQFFDKVEELNGKEYVFQEYIESSRGRDIRVNVVGGQVVACMYRHSETDFRANITNGGTASPIILTERQKEVAILAAQVLNAEFAGVDLLFGEDEEPLVCEVNGVAHIRNLYNVTGINVGDAMISYILSKVGAVVI